In uncultured Bacteroides sp., the following proteins share a genomic window:
- a CDS encoding Ig-like domain-containing protein yields MYSCANMGNPNGGPIDETPPKFIGSTPRIGALNNDKQKIVLEFDEFIKIEKASEKVIVSPPQVLAPEIKQNGKKVTVNLLDSLKSNKTYTVDFSDAIVDNNEGNPLGNFTYTFSTGAVIDTMEVSGYVLDASNLEPVKGILVGLHSNLSDSAFVKLPFDRVSRTDSRGHFIIKGIAPGTYRVYGLQDANQNFAFDQKSEVIAAAKSTITPHFETRSRQDTIWKDSIKIDTIKTRQYTHYLPDDIILRSFKEDVKSQYLIKTERLTHQKFSFYFAAPASKLPEIKGMNFDEKNAFFIEKSLKNDTINYWIKDSLIYKKDTLNMTLGYLYTDTLGKLVPKTDTLSLAVKKIKGGIVAPKKKKEGEPEPTKFLQMKSSASQSMDVYNDIRLEFEEPIARYDTTAIHLKQKVDSLWKDVPFAFRQDTLHPLTYKLLAEWEPQKEYTFKVDSTAFHGIYGLFTDKLESAFKVRSLDEYATLYMNVSGADSTAFAELLDAQDKPVRRVKVVNGKIDFYFLNPGKYYVRIINDTNGNGVWDTGNYEKGIPPEEVFYYPMELDLKALWEVEQDWNVRGVSLDKQKLDVLKKQKPDEDKKKKKNQNSKTNSNTRRKY; encoded by the coding sequence ATGTATTCGTGTGCAAATATGGGGAATCCCAATGGTGGTCCGATTGATGAAACTCCTCCTAAATTTATTGGGAGTACACCTCGGATTGGAGCTTTGAATAACGATAAGCAGAAAATAGTCCTTGAGTTTGATGAATTCATTAAGATAGAAAAGGCTTCAGAGAAGGTAATAGTTTCTCCTCCTCAGGTACTGGCCCCTGAAATCAAACAAAACGGCAAGAAGGTAACGGTGAATCTGCTCGATTCTCTGAAATCGAATAAGACCTATACCGTTGATTTCTCTGATGCAATTGTTGATAACAACGAAGGAAATCCATTGGGAAATTTCACTTATACTTTTTCTACTGGTGCAGTAATTGATACAATGGAAGTTTCCGGTTATGTACTCGATGCTTCTAATCTGGAACCGGTGAAAGGGATATTGGTCGGACTTCATTCCAACTTATCCGATTCTGCTTTTGTAAAATTACCATTCGATAGAGTTTCACGTACTGACAGTCGCGGACACTTTATTATAAAAGGTATTGCCCCTGGTACCTATCGCGTTTATGGGCTACAGGATGCCAACCAGAACTTTGCTTTTGATCAGAAAAGTGAAGTTATTGCTGCAGCAAAGTCAACCATAACGCCACACTTTGAGACTCGTAGCCGGCAAGATACTATCTGGAAAGACAGCATAAAGATAGATACAATCAAAACAAGGCAATATACTCACTATTTGCCCGACGATATTATTCTTCGTTCTTTTAAAGAAGATGTGAAGTCTCAGTATTTAATAAAAACCGAACGACTTACCCACCAGAAGTTCTCTTTTTATTTTGCTGCTCCGGCAAGTAAATTACCCGAGATCAAGGGGATGAATTTTGATGAAAAGAATGCTTTCTTCATAGAAAAGTCGCTAAAAAATGATACTATAAATTATTGGATAAAGGACTCTTTGATTTATAAAAAAGATACCTTGAATATGACCTTGGGTTATCTTTATACAGATACTCTGGGGAAACTAGTCCCCAAAACAGATACTCTTAGTCTGGCTGTGAAGAAAATCAAAGGTGGGATAGTAGCTCCCAAAAAGAAAAAAGAGGGTGAACCGGAACCTACGAAGTTTTTGCAGATGAAGTCTTCCGCTTCCCAATCAATGGATGTATACAACGATATAAGGCTTGAATTTGAAGAACCGATTGCCCGTTATGACACTACGGCTATTCACCTGAAACAGAAGGTTGATTCGTTATGGAAAGATGTTCCTTTTGCATTCAGGCAAGATACGCTTCATCCGCTTACCTATAAACTTCTGGCAGAGTGGGAACCTCAAAAAGAATATACCTTTAAGGTTGATTCAACAGCTTTTCATGGAATTTACGGACTCTTTACTGATAAATTAGAATCAGCGTTTAAGGTTCGTTCGCTTGATGAATATGCTACTTTATATATGAATGTATCCGGAGCAGATTCTACTGCTTTTGCAGAGTTACTTGACGCACAGGATAAACCTGTAAGAAGAGTCAAGGTTGTCAATGGTAAAATAGACTTCTACTTCCTGAATCCGGGAAAATATTATGTTCGCATAATCAATGACACAAATGGTAACGGGGTTTGGGATACCGGAAACTATGAAAAGGGAATTCCACCCGAAGAAGTTTTCTATTATCCTATGGAGCTTGATCTGAAGGCTCTTTGG
- a CDS encoding carbohydrate-binding family 9-like protein → MDQENIEFNAIECVNWEKFPYKPDVKFRIAHSDNAILINYQVEEDSVRAHYGEDNGSVWTDSCVEFFVIPADDEIYYNIESNCIGTVLLATGEDRHARERASSEVLARIQRWASLGQELFEERTGKCSWQLSLVIPYTAFFKHSIKSLDGVTIRGNFYKCGDQLNTPHYISWNKIETEKPDFHRPDFFGELYFE, encoded by the coding sequence ATGGATCAGGAAAATATTGAATTTAATGCCATTGAATGTGTAAACTGGGAAAAGTTCCCTTATAAACCGGACGTAAAATTTCGTATAGCTCATTCAGATAATGCTATATTGATTAATTATCAGGTTGAAGAAGATTCCGTTCGTGCTCATTATGGAGAAGACAATGGTTCTGTGTGGACTGATTCGTGTGTGGAGTTTTTTGTTATCCCGGCGGATGATGAGATTTATTATAATATTGAGTCTAATTGTATTGGCACTGTGCTTCTGGCTACCGGAGAAGACAGGCATGCCCGTGAACGTGCCTCTTCTGAAGTGTTAGCTCGAATTCAGCGCTGGGCAAGTTTGGGTCAAGAACTATTTGAAGAACGTACGGGCAAGTGTTCGTGGCAACTTTCACTTGTGATTCCATATACAGCCTTTTTTAAGCATTCTATCAAATCTCTTGATGGAGTTACAATTAGAGGCAATTTTTACAAGTGTGGTGATCAGTTGAATACTCCTCACTACATTTCATGGAATAAAATTGAAACAGAGAAACCGGATTTTCATCGTCCGGATTTTTTTGGAGAACTATACTTTGAGTAA
- a CDS encoding DUF4348 domain-containing protein yields the protein MKKNSLVICLLFLSLFATFLPAKAVSEREDFNAFLKKFTSSAAFQYSRIQFPLKSKITLSAGDGENEKSFPFTKREWPLLDEEAFVEERNEVEGEGVYVSKFTVKELAHMEFEAGYEESEIDLRVCFDLINGKWFLTDCYTGWYNFNVLASELNKTVLEVQVENKDFINEHP from the coding sequence ATGAAAAAGAATAGTCTGGTGATCTGCCTTTTATTTCTGTCTTTGTTTGCAACTTTCTTACCTGCAAAAGCAGTGTCAGAAAGGGAGGACTTTAATGCTTTTCTTAAGAAATTTACATCCAGTGCAGCTTTTCAGTATTCACGAATTCAGTTTCCATTGAAATCAAAGATAACTCTTTCTGCCGGCGACGGTGAAAATGAGAAGAGTTTTCCTTTTACAAAAAGGGAATGGCCTTTGCTGGATGAAGAAGCCTTTGTTGAAGAACGTAATGAGGTTGAAGGAGAAGGCGTATATGTTTCGAAGTTCACGGTAAAAGAACTGGCTCATATGGAGTTTGAAGCCGGATATGAAGAATCCGAAATTGATCTGCGCGTTTGTTTTGATTTAATAAATGGCAAATGGTTTCTGACCGATTGCTATACAGGATGGTATAATTTCAATGTTCTTGCCAGTGAATTAAATAAAACAGTGCTTGAAGTTCAGGTCGAAAACAAAGATTTTATCAATGAGCATCCTTAA
- a CDS encoding DUF2851 family protein produces MEQLLHYIWKHKIFPLKQLETTTGMRVEVIDAGLTNSDAGPDFFNAKVKINETLWVGNVEIHSKASDWFRHGHDKDKVYDSVILHVAEEVDCDISRTNGEPILQMQLSCPSSVEQNFQKLHRTDMLPPCYDIIPKMSRFTIHSWLSVLQSERFEHKAEAINERLKRCNGNWEDAFFITLARNFGFGLNGDAFERWASLLSLRAVDKHRDSLFKVEAIFFGQAGLLEESLDDPYYLRLQKEFAYLKHLFQLPVMDASLWRFLRLRPGNFPHIRIAQLASLYSREYGILSKLMEAESMIAIKEVLQTSTSDYWEEHYQFYNNSPRRTKNLSASSFNLLIINTVVPFLYAYGSHKADEVLCLRASNLLEELKAEDNYVTRMWNGVGLSVNNAADSQALLELKKEYCDNKKCLYCRIGFEYLKQQK; encoded by the coding sequence ATGGAACAACTATTGCATTATATCTGGAAACACAAAATATTTCCCTTAAAACAACTCGAAACTACCACCGGTATGCGTGTTGAAGTGATTGATGCAGGTTTGACAAACTCTGATGCAGGGCCTGACTTCTTTAATGCAAAAGTAAAAATTAACGAAACTTTATGGGTGGGCAATGTTGAGATTCACTCTAAAGCTTCTGATTGGTTCAGACACGGACACGATAAAGATAAAGTTTATGACTCTGTAATTCTGCATGTGGCAGAAGAGGTTGACTGTGATATCTCGCGAACTAATGGAGAACCAATACTCCAAATGCAACTTAGCTGTCCAAGCTCTGTTGAACAGAACTTTCAGAAGTTACACCGCACAGATATGCTTCCTCCCTGTTATGATATTATTCCTAAAATGTCCCGGTTCACCATTCATTCCTGGCTTTCTGTCTTACAAAGTGAACGGTTTGAACATAAAGCCGAAGCTATCAATGAACGATTGAAACGTTGCAATGGCAATTGGGAAGATGCTTTTTTTATTACCCTGGCTCGTAACTTTGGATTCGGACTTAATGGAGATGCTTTTGAGAGATGGGCAAGTTTGCTCTCTCTAAGGGCGGTAGACAAACATCGGGATAGCTTGTTTAAGGTGGAAGCAATCTTCTTTGGTCAGGCTGGATTACTGGAAGAGTCTTTGGATGATCCTTACTATTTACGCTTGCAAAAAGAGTTTGCCTATCTAAAACATCTTTTTCAACTGCCGGTAATGGATGCTTCACTCTGGCGCTTTCTACGTTTACGTCCGGGGAATTTCCCACACATCCGGATTGCTCAGTTGGCTTCCCTCTATTCTAGAGAATATGGCATCCTTTCAAAGTTAATGGAGGCTGAATCCATGATCGCAATAAAGGAGGTGCTGCAAACATCAACTTCTGATTACTGGGAAGAACATTATCAGTTTTATAATAATTCTCCCCGGCGAACTAAAAATCTGAGTGCTTCTTCTTTCAATCTGCTGATTATTAATACCGTGGTTCCGTTTCTTTATGCTTATGGCAGCCATAAAGCCGATGAAGTACTTTGCCTGCGGGCCAGTAATTTGCTGGAGGAGCTAAAGGCAGAAGATAATTATGTAACCAGAATGTGGAATGGGGTAGGGCTGTCAGTAAATAATGCTGCCGATTCTCAGGCTTTACTGGAACTTAAAAAGGAGTATTGTGATAATAAAAAATGCCTCTATTGTCGCATTGGATTTGAATATTTAAAGCAGCAGAAATAA
- the dapB gene encoding 4-hydroxy-tetrahydrodipicolinate reductase has protein sequence MKVALIGYGKMGKEIEKIAISRGHEIVSIIDLNNQEDFNSEAFKSADVAIEFTAPTVAYNNYIRAFNAGVKVVSGSTGWMDEHGDEIKGLCEKGGKTLFWASNFSLGVAVFSAVNKYLAKIMNQFPSYDVTMSETHHIHKLDAPSGTAITLAEEILENLDRKESWVKEEAKSASELPIHSIREGEVPGIHTIRYESEADSISITHDAKNRKGFALGAVLAAEFTCGKQGLLGMNDLFKF, from the coding sequence ATGAAAGTAGCGTTGATAGGATATGGAAAGATGGGCAAAGAGATAGAAAAGATTGCCATAAGTCGCGGACATGAAATTGTTAGTATCATTGACTTGAATAATCAGGAAGACTTCAACTCTGAAGCATTCAAATCTGCTGACGTAGCCATTGAATTTACTGCTCCAACTGTTGCTTATAACAACTACATCAGAGCATTTAATGCCGGTGTAAAGGTTGTTTCAGGAAGTACAGGATGGATGGATGAACATGGTGATGAAATAAAAGGATTATGCGAAAAAGGAGGTAAAACCCTTTTCTGGGCATCTAATTTTAGTCTCGGAGTAGCCGTATTCTCTGCAGTAAACAAATATCTTGCGAAAATCATGAATCAGTTTCCTTCATACGATGTTACAATGAGCGAAACACACCACATTCATAAGCTGGATGCTCCAAGCGGTACAGCAATTACACTTGCCGAAGAAATCCTGGAAAATCTGGATCGTAAAGAGAGCTGGGTAAAAGAAGAGGCAAAAAGTGCCAGCGAACTTCCTATTCATTCAATTCGTGAAGGAGAGGTTCCGGGAATTCATACTATTCGTTATGAATCTGAAGCTGATAGCATTTCTATTACTCATGATGCAAAAAACCGAAAAGGATTTGCTCTTGGCGCTGTTTTGGCTGCAGAGTTTACTTGCGGCAAACAAGGCTTATTGGGAATGAACGATTTATTTAAATTTTAA
- a CDS encoding S26 family signal peptidase yields MRQATRRQWVNCGIVTVLYLLFLIWVSSWWGLIVVPFIFDAYITKLIPWNFWRTSKNSAVRSVMSWVDAIVFALVAVYFVNIYFFQNYQIPSSSLEKSLLVGDFLFVSKMSYGPRVPNTPLSMPLAQHTLPVFECKSYIEFPQWGYKRAPGFGKVERNDIVVFNFPAGDTVALKKQDEDFYKICYREGHKVVPSVNMDSLTREQQKALYDMYYAEGRKLVMENPTEFGKIVVRPVDRRENYVKRCIGLPGDNLKIVNGQVYINNIPSKNPENMQLNYFVQTTGSYIPDDLFRELGISLADQVLFSSDWDNTLYGQGFTSTNGQGKLNPIYHLPLTKSAYQALLGNKKLIAKIQKESEEYTEQLYPLNLNTKWNRNDYGPIWIPKKGTTIKLTLDNLPIYERPIHVYEGNTLEVKGGKIFINGKQTNSYTFKMDYYWMMGDNRDNSADSRYWGFVPEDHVVGKPILVWLSLDKDRGWFSGKIRWNRIFKLVDNIK; encoded by the coding sequence ATGAGACAGGCAACACGAAGACAATGGGTTAACTGCGGTATTGTTACTGTATTATACCTATTGTTTCTGATCTGGGTTAGCAGTTGGTGGGGACTTATTGTTGTTCCTTTTATTTTTGATGCATATATTACTAAACTTATCCCCTGGAATTTTTGGAGAACATCAAAGAATAGTGCCGTACGCAGCGTAATGAGTTGGGTAGATGCCATTGTATTTGCTTTGGTAGCTGTATATTTTGTAAATATCTACTTCTTTCAGAATTACCAGATTCCTTCTTCCTCACTAGAGAAGTCCTTATTGGTAGGTGATTTTCTTTTTGTAAGTAAGATGAGTTATGGCCCTCGTGTGCCTAACACTCCTTTGTCAATGCCACTTGCTCAGCACACTTTACCGGTATTTGAATGTAAGTCTTATATTGAATTCCCACAATGGGGTTATAAACGTGCACCGGGCTTTGGTAAAGTGGAGCGAAATGATATTGTTGTGTTCAACTTTCCTGCAGGAGATACTGTTGCGCTGAAAAAGCAAGACGAAGACTTCTATAAGATTTGTTATAGAGAAGGCCATAAAGTAGTTCCAAGTGTTAACATGGATAGTTTAACCCGCGAACAACAAAAAGCTCTTTACGATATGTATTACGCTGAAGGAAGAAAACTGGTCATGGAAAACCCTACTGAATTTGGAAAGATTGTAGTACGTCCTGTAGACCGTCGCGAGAATTACGTTAAACGTTGCATTGGATTGCCGGGAGATAATCTGAAAATAGTTAATGGTCAGGTTTACATAAACAATATCCCTTCGAAGAATCCTGAGAACATGCAGTTAAACTACTTTGTACAGACTACAGGATCATATATCCCCGATGATTTATTTCGTGAATTAGGAATTAGCCTGGCTGATCAAGTCTTATTTTCCAGCGACTGGGACAACACTTTATACGGTCAAGGATTTACAAGTACTAACGGACAGGGCAAACTAAATCCCATCTATCATCTTCCTTTGACTAAAAGTGCTTATCAAGCGCTTCTTGGAAATAAAAAACTGATTGCAAAAATACAAAAGGAATCCGAAGAATATACTGAACAACTTTATCCACTAAACCTTAATACCAAGTGGAACAGAAATGACTACGGACCAATCTGGATACCAAAGAAGGGAACAACAATTAAGCTGACTCTTGATAATCTGCCAATCTACGAAAGACCTATTCATGTTTACGAAGGTAATACACTTGAGGTTAAAGGCGGAAAAATATTCATTAACGGCAAACAGACCAATAGTTATACCTTTAAAATGGATTATTACTGGATGATGGGCGACAACCGTGACAATTCTGCCGATTCCCGTTACTGGGGATTTGTTCCTGAAGATCATGTAGTAGGTAAACCTATTCTTGTATGGTTATCCTTAGACAAAGACAGAGGATGGTTTAGCGGAAAGATTCGCTGGAATCGTATATTTAAGCTTGTGGACAACATTAAGTAA
- the lepB gene encoding signal peptidase I, with translation MKSRTKNFFFWIKALVIPVVGVILLQLLAFSSCYIPSSGMENSLYRGDQIIINKWAYGLRLPFMTLLGYQRINDRPLQKNDIVVFNNPRSRSSQIPADRREVFISRCMGLPGDTLMISPQHSLICPRTEVNPDHKQLYVYPKDKEGAIEKTIKKLDIEGNRLIGYNKSGYVRSFSRYEIYLLGQEIPDLQIKSILPDTCEQVHSLVVPGKGRNIHVTPWNITFLRNAINEHEGKRAFILNDTLLYVNGQKISSFVFTKDYYWMVSNNSININDSRIFGFVPKDHIIGKASFVWFSKDSEASFFGGFRWKRFFQSVQ, from the coding sequence ATGAAATCAAGAACAAAGAATTTCTTTTTCTGGATAAAAGCATTAGTTATTCCGGTTGTGGGAGTTATACTCCTGCAACTGCTTGCTTTTAGTTCCTGTTACATTCCTTCCTCAGGAATGGAGAATTCTTTGTACCGTGGCGATCAAATTATTATTAATAAATGGGCTTACGGATTGCGTTTGCCATTTATGACTCTTTTGGGCTATCAACGCATTAACGACAGACCGCTTCAAAAGAATGACATCGTAGTCTTTAATAATCCTCGCTCCCGCTCTTCTCAGATTCCGGCCGACAGACGCGAAGTATTTATCAGCCGATGCATGGGATTACCGGGAGATACGTTGATGATTAGTCCCCAACACTCTCTAATTTGCCCAAGAACAGAGGTGAATCCCGACCACAAACAACTATATGTCTACCCAAAAGATAAGGAAGGCGCAATAGAAAAAACAATCAAAAAGCTGGATATTGAAGGGAACCGACTGATAGGATACAATAAAAGCGGATATGTACGCAGTTTCAGCCGCTATGAAATATATTTGTTGGGACAAGAGATTCCGGATCTGCAAATAAAATCCATACTCCCTGATACATGTGAGCAAGTGCATTCTTTAGTAGTTCCCGGAAAAGGCAGAAACATTCATGTTACTCCCTGGAACATCACTTTCCTGAGAAATGCCATCAATGAACACGAAGGCAAAAGAGCTTTCATTCTTAATGACACGCTGCTATATGTTAACGGGCAAAAAATATCCTCTTTTGTGTTTACGAAAGACTATTACTGGATGGTATCCAACAACTCTATAAACATCAATGATTCGCGTATTTTCGGGTTTGTCCCGAAAGACCATATTATCGGCAAAGCATCGTTTGTCTGGTTCTCGAAAGACAGTGAGGCCAGCTTCTTTGGCGGTTTCCGCTGGAAGCGATTCTTTCAATCTGTACAATAA
- a CDS encoding WbqC family protein, with protein MKQTIYLSSAYLAPVEYYARLYSCEKAFIEQYDNYIKQTYRNRCTIASADGPLTLSIPTEKPETLKCPMKDIRISDHGNWRHLHWTAIESAYSSSPFFEYYKDDFAPFYEQKHAFLFDFNETLCNLVCGLVDIHPIMERTSEYKQSFLPEEADFRDLIHPKKESQPGFAAHPYYQVFEARHGFLPNLSIIDLLFNMGPESLLVLRDANK; from the coding sequence ATGAAACAAACTATTTATCTTAGCTCGGCTTATCTGGCTCCGGTGGAGTACTATGCAAGGCTATACAGCTGCGAAAAAGCATTTATCGAGCAATATGACAACTATATAAAGCAGACTTACCGCAACCGTTGCACTATAGCTTCGGCTGATGGTCCGCTAACACTCTCCATCCCCACTGAGAAACCGGAAACATTAAAGTGCCCCATGAAGGACATCCGCATTTCCGACCACGGAAACTGGCGTCACCTGCACTGGACAGCCATTGAATCGGCTTACAGCAGCAGTCCTTTTTTTGAATACTATAAGGACGATTTTGCTCCTTTCTACGAACAGAAGCATGCATTTTTATTTGATTTCAACGAGACATTGTGTAATCTGGTATGTGGGCTGGTAGATATTCACCCCATCATGGAGCGTACTTCTGAATACAAACAGTCCTTTCTTCCGGAAGAAGCAGACTTCAGAGACTTAATACACCCTAAGAAAGAGTCGCAACCCGGATTTGCTGCTCACCCCTATTACCAGGTATTTGAAGCCCGTCATGGTTTCCTGCCCAACCTGAGCATTATTGACCTGCTGTTTAATATGGGACCGGAGAGTCTGCTCGTTTTGCGGGACGCAAACAAATAA
- a CDS encoding pitrilysin family protein has translation MHYNQYTLPNGLRIIHKPSLSKVAYCGFAVNAGTRDEAEQEQGMAHFVEHLTFKGTEKRKAWHILNRMENVGGDMNAYTNKEETVIYSAFLTEHFPRAVELLSDIVFHSTFPQKEIEKEVDVIIDEIKSYDDTPSELIFDDFEDLIFKNHPLGRNILGKPELLKGFTTADALNFTSRYYYPSNMVFFVWGNLDFKKVVRWVEKSVGDIPFTEFKNLRTPPPAYVPEQLTVPKDTHQAHVMIGGRGYDAYNDKRTALYFLNNILGGPGMNSKLNVSLRERRALVYSVESNLTSYTDTGVFCIYFGTDPEDADTCLNLTYKELKHLRDVKMTSSQLNAAKKQLIGQIGVASDNNENNALDMAKSFLHYNKYDTAEALFQRIEALTAEGVLEVANEMFAEETLSTLIFR, from the coding sequence ATGCATTACAATCAATATACTTTACCTAACGGATTACGTATTATTCACAAACCATCTTTATCAAAAGTAGCCTATTGCGGATTTGCTGTGAATGCAGGCACGCGAGATGAAGCAGAGCAGGAGCAGGGAATGGCTCACTTTGTGGAACATCTCACTTTTAAAGGTACTGAGAAACGCAAAGCATGGCATATCCTTAACCGGATGGAGAATGTGGGTGGTGATATGAATGCTTATACCAATAAGGAGGAAACCGTGATTTACTCGGCCTTCCTGACTGAACATTTCCCCCGTGCGGTAGAATTGCTTAGCGATATAGTTTTTCATTCTACTTTTCCGCAAAAGGAAATAGAAAAAGAGGTAGATGTTATTATTGATGAGATTAAGTCTTACGACGATACTCCTTCAGAACTTATTTTTGATGACTTTGAGGATCTGATCTTTAAGAATCATCCGCTGGGAAGAAACATATTGGGAAAACCTGAATTACTAAAGGGATTCACCACTGCCGATGCTTTGAATTTCACTTCAAGGTATTATTATCCCAGCAATATGGTCTTTTTTGTATGGGGAAACCTCGATTTTAAGAAGGTGGTCCGCTGGGTTGAGAAATCAGTAGGCGATATTCCTTTTACTGAGTTTAAAAATCTCCGCACTCCTCCGCCGGCTTATGTGCCCGAACAGCTCACTGTTCCCAAGGATACTCACCAGGCGCATGTGATGATTGGCGGCAGGGGATACGATGCTTATAATGATAAGCGCACGGCACTTTACTTCCTTAACAACATACTCGGCGGTCCAGGAATGAACAGCAAGCTCAATGTTTCTCTTCGTGAGAGAAGAGCGCTGGTCTATAGCGTTGAGTCTAATCTCACTTCCTATACCGATACCGGAGTATTCTGCATCTATTTCGGCACAGATCCCGAAGATGCTGATACCTGCCTTAATCTGACTTATAAGGAACTGAAACACTTGCGTGATGTCAAGATGACTTCTTCTCAGCTTAATGCTGCCAAAAAGCAGCTGATTGGCCAGATAGGGGTAGCTTCAGACAATAACGAGAACAATGCGCTGGATATGGCCAAGTCGTTCCTTCATTACAATAAGTACGATACCGCCGAAGCTTTGTTTCAGAGAATTGAAGCATTAACAGCAGAAGGGGTACTGGAGGTAGCTAATGAGATGTTTGCTGAAGAGACGCTCTCAACTTTGATTTTTCGATAA
- a CDS encoding TIGR00730 family Rossman fold protein: protein MDRIGIFCSASQTIDDVYFQKTKELGIWMGEQGKTLVYGGANMGLMECVAQTVKQGGGNIIGVVPSKLEENEKVSLLPDKFLHTRNLSDRKDIMLEESDVMIALPGGIGTLDEVFHVMASASIGYHSKKIIFYNINGFYNELLTILKMFEDKQFTRHKLSHYYDVANNFNELKNLIK from the coding sequence ATGGATAGAATAGGAATTTTTTGTTCTGCCTCGCAAACAATAGATGATGTGTATTTCCAGAAAACCAAAGAACTGGGAATATGGATGGGCGAACAAGGCAAAACATTAGTCTATGGCGGCGCAAACATGGGATTAATGGAATGTGTGGCACAGACAGTTAAGCAAGGAGGCGGAAACATTATAGGCGTAGTTCCTTCTAAACTGGAAGAGAATGAAAAGGTGAGCCTTTTGCCCGATAAGTTTTTGCATACCAGGAACCTAAGCGACAGGAAAGACATCATGCTTGAAGAATCAGATGTTATGATTGCTTTGCCCGGCGGTATTGGCACATTGGACGAAGTTTTTCACGTAATGGCATCTGCATCAATAGGATATCACTCGAAGAAAATTATATTTTATAACATAAATGGTTTTTATAATGAACTATTGACCATCTTGAAGATGTTTGAGGACAAACAGTTCACAAGACATAAGCTATCGCATTACTACGATGTGGCCAATAATTTCAATGAATTGAAAAACCTTATTAAATAA
- a CDS encoding SIS domain-containing protein has translation MIESIKALLYKEAEAVRNIPVTDAYEKAVKLIVEQVHVKGGKLVTTGMGKAGQIAMNIATTFCSTGIPSVFLHPSEAQHGDLGIFQKEDLLLLISNSGKTREIVELTQLSRILNPNMKFIVITGNPESPLADESDVCLCTGNPKEVCALGMTPTTSTTMMTVIGDILVVETMKQTGFTIEEYSKRHHGGYLGEKSRKICEK, from the coding sequence ATGATTGAATCAATCAAAGCTTTGTTATACAAGGAAGCTGAAGCCGTAAGAAACATACCGGTAACGGACGCTTATGAGAAAGCCGTTAAGTTAATTGTAGAACAAGTTCATGTAAAAGGAGGAAAATTGGTAACAACCGGAATGGGAAAAGCAGGACAAATTGCAATGAATATTGCAACAACCTTTTGTTCTACAGGCATTCCCTCTGTATTCCTTCACCCAAGCGAAGCTCAGCATGGCGATTTAGGAATCTTCCAGAAAGAAGATCTGTTATTGCTAATCTCCAACTCAGGTAAAACAAGAGAGATTGTTGAGCTTACCCAACTCTCAAGGATTCTGAATCCCAACATGAAATTTATAGTTATTACAGGAAATCCGGAAAGCCCGTTGGCCGATGAATCTGATGTATGCCTTTGTACCGGAAATCCCAAAGAGGTTTGCGCACTGGGCATGACTCCTACCACTTCAACTACAATGATGACAGTGATTGGTGATATTCTGGTTGTTGAAACAATGAAGCAAACCGGCTTTACCATTGAAGAGTACTCTAAACGCCACCATGGCGGATATCTGGGCGAGAAATCAAGAAAAATATGCGAAAAGTAA